From a region of the Thermococcus profundus genome:
- a CDS encoding MarR family transcriptional regulator — translation MSLTKSELKVLLALDEPMTLKELAEKLNLSKPTLSVTISSLERKGLIERQSKKPLTIKPANNKATQLLKRIKTEYSHLNLEKLLSGNYLKTLAALKVETPQPPWLLQLKANVSRPTLHRILNELMEHLIVGKTKEGYFLNERFALLKAFAEEYFWLENTLKVEEFDPSATVVWSGVGELILTTKKFKGKSVGEFQLTGLARFSDFGLPLISSGVYHYYRPAREISLEEVVVHTLRLGSDTRELLYASALLRGVSFDEKKLRKLAAKFEVSDVVDDLLEFLKGVPKHYPFPSREEVEELWRQYFGGHKYDHQRKTD, via the coding sequence ATGTCCCTCACAAAGTCAGAGCTTAAGGTTCTCCTCGCTCTGGATGAACCAATGACATTGAAGGAACTAGCAGAAAAGCTCAATCTCTCAAAACCCACACTTTCAGTCACGATAAGCTCCCTTGAGAGAAAAGGCCTCATTGAGCGCCAGAGCAAAAAACCCCTCACAATCAAACCAGCAAACAACAAGGCCACCCAACTCTTGAAGCGGATAAAAACAGAGTACTCCCATCTCAACCTCGAAAAGCTCCTGAGCGGGAATTATCTCAAAACCCTCGCGGCCCTCAAAGTTGAAACCCCACAACCCCCCTGGCTCCTCCAACTCAAAGCCAACGTGAGCAGGCCAACCCTCCACCGAATCCTGAACGAACTGATGGAACACCTCATCGTCGGAAAAACCAAAGAAGGTTACTTCCTGAACGAGCGGTTCGCCCTTCTGAAAGCTTTCGCTGAGGAGTATTTTTGGCTTGAAAACACGCTGAAGGTAGAGGAGTTCGATCCTAGCGCCACAGTCGTGTGGAGCGGCGTTGGAGAACTCATACTCACGACCAAGAAGTTTAAGGGGAAAAGCGTTGGTGAGTTCCAACTCACGGGCCTTGCCCGGTTCTCCGACTTTGGGCTTCCTCTCATTTCATCGGGAGTTTACCATTATTACAGACCTGCGAGAGAGATCAGCCTTGAGGAGGTCGTTGTTCATACTTTGAGGCTAGGATCAGATACTCGAGAACTTCTTTATGCCTCTGCCCTCCTCAGAGGAGTGAGTTTTGACGAGAAGAAGCTGAGGAAGCTTGCGGCCAAGTTCGAAGTCTCGGATGTTGTTGATGACCTCCTCGAATTCCTCAAAGGCGTGCCCAAGCACTACCCATTCCCCTCAAGAGAAGAGGTCGAAGAACTCTGGAGACAATATTTTGGAGGCCACAAGTATGATCACCAGAGAAAGACTGATTGA
- a CDS encoding helix-turn-helix domain-containing protein has protein sequence MVMRLDLSVFSRVIAVLKNAEVVKDEGLGGVYPGCRGFYDNSRTGRVWCRCNEGEICQVKLAEALEVTQSTMSEFSDTIALLVEYHIVDVRIDRSVRARNKPRKYYSLNPEWRENFVVLLDDLVRAQEQRLLEDKDDLMRSLLAKRDVASSRVRAGSHKKAHM, from the coding sequence ATGGTAATGCGATTGGATCTCAGCGTCTTTTCCAGGGTCATTGCAGTCCTAAAGAATGCGGAAGTAGTCAAAGACGAGGGACTGGGGGGAGTCTATCCAGGCTGTCGGGGTTTTTATGATAACAGTCGCACTGGTCGTGTGTGGTGCAGGTGCAATGAGGGAGAGATATGTCAGGTAAAGCTTGCTGAGGCCTTAGAGGTTACGCAGTCAACGATGAGTGAGTTTAGCGACACAATAGCCCTACTGGTTGAATACCACATTGTGGACGTTCGTATTGATCGTTCTGTACGCGCGAGGAATAAACCGAGGAAATACTACTCTTTAAACCCTGAGTGGCGGGAGAATTTTGTTGTCCTGCTTGATGATCTTGTGCGGGCTCAGGAACAGAGGTTGTTAGAGGATAAAGATGACTTAATGCGGAGTTTACTAGCTAAGAGGGACGTGGCAAGTTCTCGTGTTCGGGCTGGTTCTCATAAAAAGGCACACATGTGA
- a CDS encoding V-type ATPase subunit a family protein: MFSKLRRLLNLSEEVDQLKQELSKVENLEQRLNELEEQIKVLEAKTAPIQEVQEVKKTLQQLQTEVHNLTVFSLMESNKEKNSSLENLKKTIIELLSRGEVKSMTELKKMTGASWRELYAALKELEKEKKIMKKRKKKRVVVTLTSVNTEAKDK; this comes from the coding sequence ATGTTCTCAAAACTACGCCGACTCCTAAACCTTTCAGAAGAAGTCGATCAGCTAAAACAAGAACTCTCCAAAGTGGAGAACTTGGAACAACGTCTGAACGAGCTTGAGGAACAAATTAAAGTCCTAGAAGCTAAGACCGCACCTATCCAAGAAGTTCAAGAAGTTAAAAAAACTCTCCAACAACTTCAAACAGAAGTTCATAATCTTACAGTATTCTCCCTGATGGAATCAAATAAAGAAAAAAACTCCAGCCTGGAGAATTTGAAAAAAACTATCATAGAGCTCTTATCACGTGGAGAAGTCAAATCAATGACAGAACTAAAGAAAATGACTGGTGCAAGCTGGCGCGAGCTTTACGCTGCATTGAAAGAGCTCGAAAAGGAGAAAAAGATTATGAAAAAACGCAAAAAGAAGCGCGTGGTGGTCACATTAACTTCGGTTAATACCGAAGCCAAAGATAAGTGA
- a CDS encoding Cdc6/Cdc18 family protein translates to MRIKDILQKFESTHQLLVHPEVLSESYIPPRLLFREKEIEDITKHAASFLFQGININVIIYGEPGVGKTVAVRQLEQDYNDLAREKNINSRAIYISVKDLTHRNALLALARELGVSGLHGGMSTADVYDKLLEFLRTSNMRYLFIMDEIDKMRKKEGDLDGLIYSLTRINERAGKVAVSNFFVTNNAVTLERLSAPTFSSLSPVLVYFRNYDAEELYAILKDRVEQAFVPGAVDDAAIRLLAALIRRQSRDLRWAFMVLREAATLGEDKITEKTIWAAIDRVERSVIEQIIMNLDTDALLLLHALAAMSIEKKEVSSSELYLRYRDIANALDWDYRTMKHVINYIGAKLESEGLLTRRVVSRGRYGRTHMFQLQEDPFLVKNITTQVIQQKLHQKPEIS, encoded by the coding sequence ATGAGGATAAAAGATATCCTTCAAAAGTTTGAATCTACTCATCAACTACTGGTTCATCCTGAGGTGTTATCTGAAAGTTACATACCCCCACGTCTCTTGTTTAGGGAGAAGGAGATTGAAGACATTACTAAGCACGCTGCAAGTTTCCTCTTCCAGGGGATTAATATTAATGTCATCATTTATGGGGAGCCCGGTGTAGGTAAGACTGTGGCAGTTCGACAACTAGAGCAGGACTACAATGATCTCGCTCGTGAGAAGAACATCAACAGTCGGGCAATTTACATAAGTGTTAAGGATCTCACTCACAGAAATGCTCTCCTCGCTCTTGCCAGAGAATTAGGAGTGTCTGGGCTCCATGGGGGTATGAGTACGGCGGATGTTTATGATAAGCTTCTGGAGTTTTTAAGGACTTCTAACATGCGATATCTTTTCATTATGGATGAGATTGATAAAATGCGGAAGAAAGAGGGGGATTTGGATGGGTTGATTTATTCACTGACGCGGATCAACGAGCGCGCTGGTAAGGTGGCTGTTTCGAATTTTTTTGTCACGAACAATGCTGTGACACTCGAACGGCTCTCTGCACCAACTTTTTCAAGCCTTTCACCGGTTCTGGTTTATTTCAGAAATTACGATGCTGAAGAGCTTTATGCGATTCTTAAGGATCGTGTTGAGCAGGCTTTTGTTCCTGGGGCTGTGGATGATGCTGCCATACGGCTACTGGCGGCCCTCATTCGACGGCAGAGTCGGGATCTTAGATGGGCTTTTATGGTTTTGCGCGAGGCAGCTACCCTCGGCGAAGACAAGATTACTGAAAAAACGATTTGGGCTGCAATTGATCGGGTTGAGAGAAGCGTTATTGAACAGATCATCATGAATCTTGATACTGATGCCCTTCTATTGTTGCATGCTCTAGCTGCTATGAGTATTGAGAAAAAAGAAGTTAGCAGTAGCGAGCTTTACTTAAGATATCGCGATATTGCGAATGCTCTTGACTGGGATTATCGAACTATGAAGCATGTTATCAATTACATTGGTGCAAAATTGGAGAGTGAGGGCTTACTAACCAGGCGCGTTGTAAGTCGCGGTCGCTACGGGAGAACCCACATGTTTCAGTTACAAGAGGATCCGTTTCTCGTCAAGAATATTACCACTCAAGTTATTCAGCAGAAACTTCATCAAAAACCTGAAATCTCCTAA